The genomic window GAGCTCGTCGTAATTGTCGATGACGCCGTTGTGGACGACGGCGACGTCGCCGGCTGTGTCCGTGTGTGGGTGGGCGTTCTCGTCGGTCGGCGGGCCGTGGGTACTCCAGCGCGTGTGGCCGATTCCCATGTTTCCGTGGAGTCCGCGCTCGAGCGACGCCTTGAGCTCGTCGACCTCGCCCGAACACTTGCGGACCTTGACGCCGGAGCCGTTCTGGACGGCGATTCCCGCCGAATCGTAGCCGCGGTACTCGAGATTCTCGAGCCCCGACAGCAGGGTCTCGGTCGCGTCGCCGTGGCCGATGCGGGCGATGATCCCACACATCAGCCGCTCACCTCCGCTCGAGCGGGAGTCGAACCCCACGCCTCGCGGCCGGCCGCCCGTCGAAGCGCGAACCGGGACGTCGTTCGGACGGTCGTCGCGACGCAATTCGAGCCAGTAGTCTGGAGGATCGGAGTGCGTGTCATTGTTTGCGATCACCCGATCCGTCCGTGCCGGCGGCGGACCGGGTCACTGTTCGCTCCAACGTCAGTACGGGCCATTACTATACCACGAATAAGATACCGGTTATCGGTTGTATATGGCTGAATTCCGTTTCGGTCGCTGAAATCGTTTCCGCGTTCGGGTCAAAATAGCGCTAAACACTCGGCATTCGTTCGGTTCTCGAGTTCGGGTCGCCGAGGTGTGGGTATCGGACCGCGGACCGATCGGCACGGTCGGCACAACCGTGCCGAGGAATCGAGCGGAACCGACGTGACCGTACCGAACGCATCGGATCGCTTATCGGTGTGATAACTGGCGGCTCAGCCGCTCTATGATCGAAGTAGCGGAAGGGAGAAGTCAGCCGGTGCGATCGGTTCGACCCGGTTTTCGGTACGGGTCCGTATCGGTGGGTGCCGTCGGAGCGACTACGCCAGTGGGTTCTCGACGTCGTCCGTCCCGGTCGCGTCGTCGATCGCCGGATCGGACAGGGTGATAACGTTCTCCCGGCCGACCGATACTTTCTCGATGATTCCGTCGGCGTCCAGCTGCGAGCAGAGCCGACTGACTTTCGACTTCGACCAGTCAGTCTCGTCAGCGATTCGATGCTGACGAAGCTGCCCGTCGTTCGCGACGAGCAGACGGACGACTTTCCCTTCGTCGCTCAGCAGTACGGATGGTGTGTCGGGTGCGATGTACCGGTCGAACGACTGATGATCAGCGGTGGGTGAGCGGTCCGTCCCTCGCGTTCGATCCGATTCTGTCGACCCCGTCGCAATCATCGATCGCGACGGGAGCGCAACCAGATCGACGTCTCGGTCGGACAATGCCTCGGCGATGCGGATCGCGACGAGGCTACTGACCAGCAGGAACAGAACCGTAATCAGAGCCACTTCCAGGGCCGACGAGAGCCCCCAGAGTGACGTCCCGGGCGAGAACACATCGCTCACACCGACCTCGAAGGCCGAGACGATTGCGGACGCATCGGGTCGGTGATCCGACGCGCGGATCGCGTCGATCCGAACTGGCGCGTGAATCGACGCGAGCGGGACGGAAACTCCGATCTGGGGCAGTGAGACCATGGGTGTTCGGTTCTGTGACGATCGGCGGTGGTCTGTCGACGGTGGAATGGCGATGGCCTATCGACGTTGGAATCGCCGACCGCATCGAGACATCGGACTACTCCCCTTTCATTATAGATCCGTATAAGCTCGTTTAACACCATTCTAAGCGACTGTCGTCGCAATTTCGTCGATCGGTGGTTCATCGGTCCAGAGGACACCCAGCGGTCGGGTTGTCCGTCGAATTCGTCTGTTGCAATCGTTTATCTCGGCTATAGTAAACCGCCCCAGTCGTCTCGATGGTTCTCGAGGACTAAGAGCGGAACAGATCGGACAGTCACCGTTGCATACGGTCGTGTAACGGCCCAGATCCCGTCTCAACCATGACTACGACATTGAGCGACACGAAGAACCGAGCGGACGAGCGGCAGAGCGAGTACGCATTTCAGTCTGACAACGAGGGCGCGACCCAGGAACACGCCGACGAACAGTCCGGCCAAGCGGCGACGATCTGCGTCGTCGGCCTCGGCTACGTCGGCCTCCCACTCGCGGTCGGGTTCGCGCGGTCGAACTACCGCGTCATCGGCTACGATGTCGACGAGTCGACGGTCGAGCGGCTGCAATCCGGCGTCGACACGACCGGCGACCTCTCGGACGAGGCGGTCCAGGACGACGACATCTCCTATACGAGCGACGCCAGCCAGATCGGCGACGCAGATTACGTTATCATCG from Haloterrigena sp. KLK7 includes these protein-coding regions:
- a CDS encoding helix-turn-helix transcriptional regulator, with amino-acid sequence MVSLPQIGVSVPLASIHAPVRIDAIRASDHRPDASAIVSAFEVGVSDVFSPGTSLWGLSSALEVALITVLFLLVSSLVAIRIAEALSDRDVDLVALPSRSMIATGSTESDRTRGTDRSPTADHQSFDRYIAPDTPSVLLSDEGKVVRLLVANDGQLRQHRIADETDWSKSKVSRLCSQLDADGIIEKVSVGRENVITLSDPAIDDATGTDDVENPLA